A stretch of the Carassius carassius chromosome 50, fCarCar2.1, whole genome shotgun sequence genome encodes the following:
- the LOC132133073 gene encoding RNA-binding protein, mRNA-processing factor 2a isoform X1: MSLKSDSETNTSVSLEEEVRTLFVSGLPVDIKPRELYLLFRPFKGYEGSLIKLTSKQPVGFVTFDSRSGAEAAKNALNGIRFDPESPQTLRLEFAKANTKMAKSKLMATPNPSNLHPALGAHFIARDPYDLTGAALIPASPEAWAPYPLYTTELTPGLPHAAFTYPAAAAAAAALHAQVRDQPMRWYPSPSESSQPGWKSRQFC, encoded by the exons ATGAGTCTGAAGTCAGATTCAGAGACGAACACCAGTGTTTCATTAGAGGAGGAG GTACGAACGCTGTTTGTCAGCGGGCTGCCTGTTGACATCAAACCACGTGAGCTTTACCTGCTATTCAGACCCTTCAAG GGATATGAAGGATCTCTCATAAAGCTTACCTCAAAACAG CCTGTGGGGTTTGTCACGTTTGACAGCCGGTCTGGGGCTGAAGCAGCCAAGAATGCATTGAAC GGTATCCGCTTTGACCCAGAGAGCCCTCAAACGCTGCGTCTTGAGTTTGCTAAAGCCAACACAAAGATGGCAAAGAGTAAACTGATGGCCACGCCAAACCCTTCCAACCTGCACCCAGCTCTGGGTGCGCACTTCATCGCTCGAGACCCAT ATGACCTGACGGGGGCAGCACTGATCCCTGCGTCTCCTGAGGCGTGGGCTCCGTATCCTCTCTACACCACTGAACTGACCCCAGGCCTGCCTCACGCCGCCTTCACGTACCCCGCCGCCGCTGCCGCCGCCGCCGCCCTGCACGCCCAGGTGAGGGACCAACCG ATGCGCTGGTACCCTTCTCCCTCTGAAAGTTCTCAGCCGGGATGGAAGTCACGCCAGTTCTGTTAA
- the LOC132133073 gene encoding RNA-binding protein, mRNA-processing factor 2a isoform X2, translating into MSLKSDSETNTSVSLEEEVRTLFVSGLPVDIKPRELYLLFRPFKGYEGSLIKLTSKQPVGFVTFDSRSGAEAAKNALNGIRFDPESPQTLRLEFAKANTKMAKSKLMATPNPSNLHPALGAHFIARDPYDLTGAALIPASPEAWAPYPLYTTELTPGLPHAAFTYPAAAAAAAALHAQMRWYPSPSESSQPGWKSRQFC; encoded by the exons ATGAGTCTGAAGTCAGATTCAGAGACGAACACCAGTGTTTCATTAGAGGAGGAG GTACGAACGCTGTTTGTCAGCGGGCTGCCTGTTGACATCAAACCACGTGAGCTTTACCTGCTATTCAGACCCTTCAAG GGATATGAAGGATCTCTCATAAAGCTTACCTCAAAACAG CCTGTGGGGTTTGTCACGTTTGACAGCCGGTCTGGGGCTGAAGCAGCCAAGAATGCATTGAAC GGTATCCGCTTTGACCCAGAGAGCCCTCAAACGCTGCGTCTTGAGTTTGCTAAAGCCAACACAAAGATGGCAAAGAGTAAACTGATGGCCACGCCAAACCCTTCCAACCTGCACCCAGCTCTGGGTGCGCACTTCATCGCTCGAGACCCAT ATGACCTGACGGGGGCAGCACTGATCCCTGCGTCTCCTGAGGCGTGGGCTCCGTATCCTCTCTACACCACTGAACTGACCCCAGGCCTGCCTCACGCCGCCTTCACGTACCCCGCCGCCGCTGCCGCCGCCGCCGCCCTGCACGCCCAG ATGCGCTGGTACCCTTCTCCCTCTGAAAGTTCTCAGCCGGGATGGAAGTCACGCCAGTTCTGTTAA